A part of Rhinatrema bivittatum chromosome 16, aRhiBiv1.1, whole genome shotgun sequence genomic DNA contains:
- the RAB2B gene encoding ras-related protein Rab-2B: MSYAFLFKYIIIGDTGVGKSCLLLQFTDKRFQPVHDLTIGVEFGARMINIDGKQIKLQIWDTAGQESFRSITRSYYRGAAGALLVYDITRRETFNHLTSWLEDARQHSSSNMVIMLIGNKSDLESRRDVRKEEGEAFAREHGLVFMETSAKTASNVEEAFIDTAKEIYKKIQQGLFDVNNEANGIKIGPQQSIPQPLGPGARQNPQGGGGDSGCC; this comes from the exons ATGTCTTACGCCTTTCTTTTCAAATACATCATAATCGGGGACACCG GTGTGGGGAagtcctgcctcctcctccagttCACAGATAAGAGATTCCAGCCTGTCCATGACCTCACTATTG GTGTTGAGTTTGGAGCTCGCATGATCAACATCGATGGGAAACAGATCAAACTGCAAATCTGGGACACG GCCGGACAGGAGTCATTTCGCTCCATCACACGATCGTACTATCGAGGGGCAGCTGGGGCCCTGCTGGTTTACGACATCACAAG ACGCGAGACCTTCAATCACTTGACGTCGTGGCTGGAAGATGCACGGCAGCACTCCAGTTCCAACATGGTGATCATGCTGATTGGAAACAAGAG CGATCTGGAGTCAAGGCGGGACGTGCGGAAGGAGGAGGGCGAGGCGTTTGCCCGTGAGCACGGGCTGGTTTTCATGGAAACCTCGGCCAAGACGGCCTCCAACGTGGAGGAG GCTTTTATTGACACAGCCAAAGAAATCTACAAGAAGATCCAGCAAGGCCTCTTTGATGTCAACAACGAG gcgAACGGGATAAAAATTGGCCCTCAGCAGTCCATACCCCAGCCGCTGGGACCTGGAGCCCGCCAGAATccacagggaggagggggagactcGGGCTGCTGCTga